The following proteins come from a genomic window of Gimesia sp.:
- a CDS encoding sigma-54 dependent transcriptional regulator has translation MSNNHLLLISEEQSSDSEIYNWLSKQDFCQITCCVPDEVSRQLEQRVDLILCDTGEDVSISLELLYLCKQQAPDVPFLILSHTSDVVTAVAAMKEGADEFLVKPLQPESLVKLIKGYLQARQSRVAVEDQHGSSSARLERYVGFEKMVGTTQVMQQLFERVQRVAGTDSTVLITGESGTGKELLAEAIHRNSLRAEHPFVTINMAAVPEHLVESELFGHVKGSFTGASESRVGRFEAAHGGTLFIDEIGDFKLESQAKLLRVLENHRVTLIGSNQDRDVDVRVIAATSHPLHQMVQTGDFREDLFYRLNVVNLVLPPLRERRADIPMLVNFFLKQICHDLQRDVPLLDPELEAWLRNAHWPGNIRQLRNCLESMLVLSREEVLTLAELPDMMHDEQLTSGQIPIPAGTRLEDLERTAIEQTLKRYRGNRTQSARSLGVSVRTLQRKLKAWGVIGDNRGNGHSDATKKGLHESGTMSTSQ, from the coding sequence ATGTCTAACAACCATTTACTGCTCATATCAGAAGAACAATCTTCAGACTCAGAAATATACAACTGGCTGTCAAAACAGGATTTCTGTCAGATTACGTGTTGCGTGCCTGATGAGGTATCCCGACAGCTGGAACAGAGAGTCGATCTGATTCTCTGCGATACCGGAGAGGATGTCAGTATCTCTCTCGAGCTGCTTTATCTCTGTAAACAACAGGCACCCGATGTGCCTTTTCTGATTTTGTCACACACCAGTGATGTGGTTACAGCTGTCGCCGCAATGAAAGAGGGGGCAGACGAATTTCTGGTCAAACCGTTGCAGCCTGAGTCCCTGGTAAAGTTGATCAAGGGATATCTGCAGGCCCGTCAATCGCGTGTTGCTGTGGAAGATCAGCACGGATCCAGCTCTGCCCGGCTGGAGCGTTACGTGGGATTCGAAAAGATGGTGGGGACGACCCAGGTGATGCAGCAGCTGTTTGAACGGGTGCAACGCGTCGCCGGTACGGACAGTACGGTATTGATTACGGGTGAATCAGGAACCGGGAAGGAACTACTGGCGGAAGCGATTCATCGTAACAGCCTGCGTGCAGAACATCCTTTTGTGACGATCAACATGGCTGCGGTGCCGGAACACCTGGTGGAAAGTGAACTGTTCGGACACGTGAAAGGTTCCTTTACCGGTGCCAGCGAATCCCGAGTGGGACGTTTTGAAGCAGCACATGGCGGAACCCTGTTCATCGATGAGATCGGTGACTTCAAACTGGAGTCTCAGGCCAAGCTGCTGCGGGTACTGGAAAATCATCGTGTGACCCTGATCGGCAGTAATCAGGACCGGGATGTGGATGTGCGCGTCATCGCGGCGACCAGTCATCCATTGCATCAGATGGTACAGACGGGAGACTTTCGCGAAGACCTGTTCTATCGGCTGAATGTCGTTAATCTGGTGTTACCGCCATTACGAGAACGACGGGCTGATATTCCGATGCTGGTGAACTTTTTCCTGAAACAGATTTGCCATGATCTGCAGCGCGATGTGCCGCTGCTGGATCCTGAGCTGGAAGCCTGGTTGCGGAATGCCCACTGGCCAGGCAATATTCGTCAACTGCGTAACTGTCTGGAGAGTATGCTGGTGCTGTCGCGTGAAGAAGTGCTGACACTGGCCGAGCTGCCCGACATGATGCACGACGAGCAACTGACTTCAGGCCAGATTCCGATTCCGGCAGGGACCCGGCTGGAAGACCTGGAACGCACGGCGATCGAACAGACACTCAAACGCTATCGGGGAAACCGGACTCAGTCGGCCCGCTCACTGGGAGTATCCGTGAGGACGCTGCAGAGGAAGTTGAAAGCCTGGGGGGTGATCGGGGATAATCGCGGGAATGGTCATTCTGATGCCACGAAGAAAGGCTTGCACGAATCAGGGACCATGTCTACTTCACAGTGA
- a CDS encoding vitamin K epoxide reductase family protein, producing the protein MSQLSLKGYPAEQADLEVAVPPFDYNPSTWSQRIPICILASIAFLLAGHMALFQWGLIEAPWDPVFGEQTRKVLTSDVALKMHYWFGVPDAALGALAYLGDAIFGLAGSTRRWQYRPWLVILFGIDVIPLGIVSAILVVCQATIVGNWCLLCLITAVISLVLVVMAYDEVYASLKLLYRVWQRTHDKKVLWQVLWGRPTKIADEIASEMVQRT; encoded by the coding sequence ATGAGCCAGTTATCGCTCAAAGGGTATCCCGCAGAACAGGCTGACCTTGAGGTCGCTGTTCCGCCGTTCGACTATAACCCGTCCACCTGGAGTCAGCGGATCCCGATCTGCATCCTGGCCAGCATCGCCTTCTTACTGGCAGGGCATATGGCCCTCTTTCAGTGGGGGCTGATCGAAGCCCCCTGGGATCCGGTCTTCGGCGAACAGACGCGCAAGGTACTGACCTCAGATGTCGCTTTGAAAATGCATTACTGGTTCGGAGTGCCTGACGCAGCCTTGGGTGCGCTCGCGTACCTGGGTGATGCGATCTTCGGTTTGGCTGGTTCGACCCGTCGCTGGCAATACCGTCCATGGCTGGTCATTCTGTTTGGGATCGATGTCATTCCGCTGGGGATCGTCAGTGCGATTCTCGTCGTCTGCCAGGCAACGATTGTCGGCAACTGGTGTCTGCTCTGTCTGATCACCGCTGTCATCTCACTAGTACTGGTCGTGATGGCTTATGACGAAGTCTACGCCTCACTCAAGCTGCTCTATCGCGTCTGGCAGCGGACGCACGATAAAAAAGTGCTCTGGCAGGTCCTCTGGGGACGGCCCACAAAAATCGCCGACGAAATCGCCAGTGAGATGGTTCAGAGAACCTGA
- a CDS encoding DUF1501 domain-containing protein, with translation MQRRQFLVASGLGFAGMTFGSPTPAVSAAPAPTTPGRKPAKSTILFFLCGGASHMDMWDMKPEAPLDYRGPFQPIQTSAPGVHLSEHLPLLAKQAHHLALVNSVGGTVNTNDHHAGYYYNLTGHIPDQTFVTKGNNRTPQPDDWPYMGSVVASRRPAHPNLPNAISLPHMPSRAPYTRPGQFAARLGVEHDPMYIQGTREEPLKLRGPALSLEGGITADRLTDRISLLEQLDSARRQFDDFASISTMNQHQERALSLLMSAQSTSAFDVQQEKPATLERYGKTINGMSLLVARRLVEVGVPFITVFWKGDLRALGKKCKSAGSWDTHGNNFQCLKEDLLPEFDRAYSALIEDLAERGLIDDTLVLVTSEMGRKPKIGDPRSGGKSGAGRDHWTHCLTDVLAGGGIQGGQTFGASDKHGEYPKDKPVTPADITHTVYHAMGIHDLTAYDKLGRLYFLLDKSRPITELF, from the coding sequence ATGCAACGGCGTCAATTTCTGGTCGCGTCCGGTCTCGGCTTTGCCGGGATGACATTCGGCTCTCCCACCCCCGCCGTTTCCGCTGCTCCGGCTCCCACAACCCCAGGCAGAAAACCCGCTAAATCAACGATTCTGTTCTTCCTGTGTGGTGGTGCATCGCATATGGATATGTGGGATATGAAGCCGGAAGCCCCCCTGGATTACCGAGGCCCGTTTCAACCGATCCAGACTTCCGCACCGGGAGTCCACCTCTCCGAACACCTGCCCCTGCTCGCCAAACAGGCGCATCATCTGGCACTGGTCAATTCGGTCGGAGGCACCGTCAACACCAACGATCACCACGCCGGATATTACTACAACCTCACCGGACATATTCCCGATCAGACCTTCGTCACCAAAGGGAACAACCGCACGCCCCAGCCGGACGACTGGCCTTACATGGGTTCCGTGGTCGCCTCCCGGCGCCCCGCGCATCCGAATCTGCCCAACGCCATCTCGCTGCCGCACATGCCCAGCCGCGCCCCGTATACCCGCCCCGGTCAGTTCGCTGCCCGCCTGGGCGTCGAACACGATCCGATGTATATCCAGGGCACACGTGAAGAACCTCTGAAGCTCCGCGGTCCCGCACTCTCGCTGGAAGGCGGCATCACCGCAGACCGGCTCACCGATCGCATTTCCCTGCTCGAACAGCTCGATTCCGCCCGGCGGCAGTTCGACGACTTCGCCAGCATCTCCACGATGAATCAGCACCAGGAACGCGCCCTGTCGCTGTTGATGTCTGCCCAGTCCACCTCCGCCTTTGATGTGCAGCAGGAAAAACCGGCCACACTCGAACGCTACGGCAAAACCATCAACGGCATGAGCCTGCTCGTTGCCCGTCGTCTGGTGGAAGTCGGTGTCCCCTTCATTACCGTCTTCTGGAAAGGCGATCTCAGAGCCCTCGGCAAGAAGTGTAAGAGCGCCGGCAGCTGGGATACCCACGGCAACAATTTCCAGTGCCTCAAAGAAGACCTGCTGCCCGAATTCGATCGTGCCTACTCCGCACTCATCGAAGACCTCGCCGAGCGGGGACTCATCGATGACACGCTGGTCCTCGTCACCAGTGAAATGGGTCGCAAACCAAAAATCGGCGATCCCCGTTCCGGCGGCAAATCGGGCGCGGGCCGTGATCACTGGACGCACTGTCTGACTGATGTCCTCGCGGGCGGCGGTATTCAGGGGGGACAGACCTTTGGTGCCAGCGACAAGCATGGAGAATATCCCAAAGACAAACCGGTCACCCCCGCCGACATCACACATACGGTCTACCACGCGATGGGCATTCACGACCTGACCGCGTACGACAAACTCGGCCGACTCTACTTCCTGCTCGACAAATCCAGACCGATCACCGAACTCTTCTGA
- a CDS encoding glucosidase, with product MAEVEWDRLAAEANREPGANWKRWGPYLAERQWGTVRESTADGDPWLNFTHEEATWRTYRWGEDGLLGICDRQCRLCFGLALWNGEDPILKERLFGLTGPEGNHGEDVKEAYYYLDSTPSHSYLKALYKYPQSEFPYAELREENARRSRQEQEYELTNTGIFDESRYFDVQMEYAKAADEDILIRVTIFNRGPKSAPLHFLPSWWFRNTWSWGPTLDRPSEKPSMEQIADTCLKAEHETLGEFRLFTDLGPDGETPDWLFTENETNTWRFEDPNSRRPSCKDAFHLAVVDGVEGVINPRPKGTKVAAHFKRVIPAGESVEFRLRMSAIDKLPETPFGPEFDEVFAQRIDEADRFADSLVEPGLSQDEQQILRQANAGLLCTKQFYHYVIPRWLENAGNGDKEPVRRLPGMPSPRNADWGHLYNRNIISMPDKWEYPWYAAWDLAFHLIPFSKIDPYFAKEQAILFLREWYMHPNGQLPAYEWNFSDVNPPVHAWACWRVYQMTASNGDRDRNFLERVFQKLLLNFTWWVNRKDIRGKHVFSGGFLGLDNIGIFDRSKPLPTGGHLEQADGTAWMAFFCSSMLSIAFELADDNPAYEDMASKFFEHYVSIAEAMNSLDGTGLWDEEDGFYYDHLHLNGRSIPLKIRSIVGLIPLFTVDVLFDHTIEKLPAFRKRMDWFLQSRPNLQKFMTYMERDSETSAGGHRLLAIPTRDRLLRLLRYLLDEDEFLSDYGIRSLSKFHEEHPFEYELNGEMLRVQYLPAESDSGLFGGNSNWRGPIWFPLNYLLIEALERYHTFYGKTLRVECPTRSGNYMDLQEVADEIRRRLARLFLSDEAGDRPSYARTDVLLNDPHWRDLVLFYEYFDAETGRGLGASHQTGWTALISPILVTLASRCRQQSETGQPAAAE from the coding sequence ATGGCTGAAGTAGAATGGGATCGTCTTGCCGCTGAAGCAAATCGTGAACCGGGTGCGAACTGGAAACGCTGGGGGCCCTACCTCGCAGAACGACAGTGGGGAACCGTGCGCGAAAGTACGGCCGATGGCGATCCGTGGCTCAATTTCACACACGAAGAGGCTACCTGGCGCACCTATCGCTGGGGAGAGGACGGGCTGCTGGGTATCTGCGACCGTCAGTGCCGACTCTGTTTCGGGCTCGCCCTCTGGAACGGCGAAGACCCGATCCTCAAGGAACGTCTGTTTGGCCTGACCGGCCCGGAAGGCAATCATGGCGAGGACGTCAAGGAAGCCTATTACTACCTCGACTCAACCCCCTCGCATTCGTACCTCAAGGCACTCTACAAGTATCCGCAGTCAGAATTTCCCTATGCGGAACTCCGCGAGGAAAACGCACGTCGCTCCCGTCAGGAACAGGAATACGAACTCACCAATACCGGCATCTTCGACGAAAGCCGCTACTTCGACGTACAGATGGAATACGCCAAGGCAGCCGACGAAGATATTCTGATCCGCGTCACCATCTTCAACCGCGGACCGAAATCAGCGCCCCTGCACTTCCTCCCCTCCTGGTGGTTTCGCAACACCTGGAGCTGGGGACCCACACTCGATCGCCCCAGCGAAAAACCAAGCATGGAACAGATCGCTGACACCTGCCTGAAAGCAGAGCACGAAACCCTCGGCGAATTCCGACTCTTTACCGATCTCGGTCCGGATGGAGAAACCCCCGACTGGCTCTTTACCGAAAACGAAACCAATACCTGGCGATTTGAAGACCCGAACAGCCGCCGCCCCTCCTGCAAAGATGCCTTTCACCTGGCAGTCGTTGATGGAGTCGAAGGCGTTATCAATCCACGCCCTAAAGGCACCAAGGTTGCCGCTCACTTCAAACGCGTCATTCCCGCCGGCGAATCGGTTGAATTCCGTCTGCGTATGTCCGCCATCGATAAATTACCGGAAACCCCTTTCGGACCGGAATTCGATGAAGTCTTTGCCCAGCGAATTGACGAAGCCGACCGTTTCGCCGATTCTCTCGTCGAACCGGGACTCTCGCAGGACGAGCAGCAGATCCTCCGCCAGGCCAATGCCGGCCTGCTCTGTACCAAACAGTTTTATCACTACGTGATTCCCCGCTGGCTCGAAAATGCCGGTAACGGAGACAAGGAACCGGTCCGCCGTCTGCCCGGCATGCCCAGCCCCCGCAATGCAGACTGGGGACACCTTTACAACCGCAATATCATCTCCATGCCCGACAAGTGGGAATACCCCTGGTATGCGGCCTGGGACCTTGCGTTTCACCTGATCCCGTTTTCCAAAATCGATCCCTACTTCGCCAAAGAGCAGGCCATCCTGTTCCTCCGCGAATGGTACATGCACCCCAACGGTCAACTGCCCGCTTACGAATGGAATTTCAGCGACGTCAACCCGCCCGTGCACGCCTGGGCCTGCTGGCGCGTCTACCAGATGACCGCCTCCAACGGAGATCGCGATCGTAATTTCCTGGAACGTGTCTTCCAGAAACTCCTGCTCAACTTCACCTGGTGGGTCAACCGCAAAGACATCCGCGGCAAACACGTCTTCAGTGGCGGCTTCCTCGGACTGGACAACATCGGCATCTTCGACCGTTCCAAACCGCTGCCCACAGGCGGCCACCTGGAACAGGCCGACGGCACCGCCTGGATGGCCTTCTTCTGTTCGAGCATGCTTTCCATCGCCTTTGAACTGGCCGATGATAATCCTGCTTACGAAGACATGGCGTCCAAGTTCTTCGAACATTACGTCTCGATCGCCGAAGCGATGAACTCACTGGACGGCACCGGTCTCTGGGACGAGGAAGACGGTTTCTACTACGATCACCTGCACCTTAACGGACGCAGCATCCCGCTCAAAATCCGTTCCATCGTCGGGCTGATTCCCCTGTTTACCGTCGACGTACTCTTCGATCATACCATCGAAAAACTCCCGGCCTTCCGCAAGCGAATGGACTGGTTCCTCCAGAGCCGCCCCAATCTGCAGAAGTTCATGACCTACATGGAACGCGATTCGGAAACATCCGCAGGCGGACATCGCCTGCTGGCGATTCCCACGCGCGACCGACTCTTGCGCCTGCTCCGCTACCTGCTCGATGAAGACGAATTTCTTTCCGACTACGGTATTCGCTCGCTCTCCAAGTTCCACGAAGAACATCCGTTCGAATACGAACTCAACGGCGAAATGTTAAGGGTCCAGTATCTGCCCGCCGAATCGGACAGTGGCCTGTTCGGTGGCAACTCCAACTGGCGGGGGCCCATCTGGTTTCCTCTCAACTACCTGTTGATCGAAGCTCTCGAACGCTATCACACTTTCTACGGCAAAACACTCCGCGTCGAATGTCCGACCCGTTCGGGCAACTACATGGACCTGCAGGAAGTCGCCGACGAAATCCGCCGGCGTCTCGCCCGTCTGTTCCTCTCCGACGAAGCCGGCGATCGTCCCAGTTATGCCCGCACCGATGTCCTGCTCAATGATCCGCACTGGCGTGACCTGGTTCTGTTCTACGAATATTTCGACGCAGAAACAGGACGCGGACTGGGCGCCAGCCATCAGACCGGCTGGACCGCATTGATCTCTCCCATCCTGGTCACACTGGCAAGTCGCTGTCGGCAACAATCAGAAACCGGCCAACCCGCTGCCGCTGAATAA
- a CDS encoding NAD(P)-dependent oxidoreductase, producing the protein MNDTSIEKPVILVTGAAGLIGTRLVQAFSEQFQVVAFDVKPLPEEQHSAEWISCDLTDDDSVARALSDLKAQHGSKIASVVHLAAYYDFSGEPSPLYQDLTVAGTRRLLQGLQEFDVEQFIFSSSLLVQKSVDDGELIKASSPVEAEWQYPQSKLEAESTIRQYAGSIPTVILRLAGVYDEQCHSIPIGQQISRIFQKKLESYFFPGDKTHGQAFLHLNDLVGCFEAVIGHRRRLPEHSLFVIGEEDVMSYEELQEKIGLYLHGDQWPAIRIPKAAAKAGAWVKDQLAADSDAPFIKPWMIDLADQNYPVSAERAREQLGWEPRHLLRETLPDMIDALLDDPQAWYEENGLPVPDELPQLEATGARK; encoded by the coding sequence ATGAATGATACATCAATAGAAAAACCGGTTATTCTGGTCACCGGAGCAGCCGGGCTGATCGGCACACGACTCGTTCAAGCGTTCTCTGAACAGTTCCAGGTAGTCGCATTTGACGTCAAGCCACTGCCCGAAGAGCAGCATTCCGCAGAATGGATTTCCTGTGATCTGACAGACGATGATTCGGTCGCCCGCGCATTGTCAGACCTCAAGGCTCAGCACGGCAGTAAAATCGCCAGCGTGGTCCATCTGGCCGCCTACTACGACTTTTCCGGCGAGCCCAGCCCGCTCTACCAGGACCTGACCGTAGCGGGAACCCGGCGACTCTTACAGGGCCTGCAGGAGTTCGATGTCGAACAGTTTATCTTCTCAAGCTCTCTGCTGGTACAAAAATCAGTCGACGACGGGGAGCTAATTAAGGCATCATCACCTGTCGAAGCGGAATGGCAATATCCTCAGTCCAAGCTGGAAGCCGAATCCACCATTCGACAGTACGCCGGATCGATTCCGACCGTCATTCTGCGTCTGGCCGGCGTCTATGATGAACAATGCCACTCGATTCCTATCGGCCAGCAGATCTCTCGCATCTTCCAGAAGAAGCTGGAAAGTTATTTCTTTCCCGGCGACAAAACACACGGCCAGGCCTTTCTGCATCTGAACGATCTGGTCGGCTGTTTCGAAGCAGTCATCGGTCATCGCCGCCGACTTCCGGAACACAGTCTGTTCGTTATCGGTGAAGAAGATGTCATGAGCTACGAAGAACTGCAGGAAAAAATCGGACTCTATCTCCATGGGGACCAGTGGCCCGCCATTCGGATTCCCAAAGCAGCCGCCAAGGCAGGTGCGTGGGTGAAAGATCAGCTCGCAGCTGATTCGGACGCTCCGTTCATCAAACCCTGGATGATCGATCTGGCAGACCAGAACTATCCGGTCAGCGCGGAACGGGCCCGGGAACAGCTTGGCTGGGAGCCCCGACATCTGCTCCGCGAAACACTGCCCGATATGATCGACGCGCTGCTCGACGATCCCCAAGCCTGGTATGAAGAAAACGGCCTGCCGGTCCCTGATGAACTACCGCAGCTCGAAGCCACGGGAGCCCGGAAATGA
- a CDS encoding carbohydrate porin codes for MVPGSTEIGWILERSRLTVSIFCLIYFCCSASLSRSAFADDALPVSLYEEMQQTAESDLLCTESTCAENTGSCVYCDGPDFWYQTTMTQNLFPRRACLAEQGITFDADLIQYYMGVASGGREQEFRYSGHGDYIMNIDSGKLGGPQGLFVKLRAEHRFGETINEATGAIIPATLAPDLPVSYSDELYLTNVLFTQMFSESFGVFAGKLDTLDGDMNAFAHGRGKTQFSNTAFIATPIGLRTIVYSTLGAGFLILQEGEPIFTFSVLNATDTTRTSGFDELFAHGAAIVPELRLPTNLFGKPGHFLFGASYSTRSFASLEQDPLFVLPTVPIDRESESWSFYWNFDQYLVVDPDNPQRGWGLFGRAGIADKQTNPIEWFLSLGIGGSSPIASREADTFGIGWYYSATSDRLTPFIDKVLGGVGDGYGVELFYNVEVTKWFHLTTDMQVIRPARQTVDTALLVGLRAVIDL; via the coding sequence ATGGTCCCAGGCTCAACCGAAATAGGCTGGATCCTGGAACGCAGTCGCTTAACCGTCTCGATCTTCTGCCTGATTTACTTCTGCTGCTCTGCTTCCCTCAGTCGATCCGCTTTCGCCGACGATGCGTTGCCAGTCTCCCTCTACGAAGAAATGCAGCAGACAGCCGAATCCGACCTGCTCTGCACTGAGTCAACCTGCGCTGAAAACACCGGTTCCTGCGTCTATTGTGATGGCCCCGACTTCTGGTACCAGACAACGATGACACAGAACCTGTTTCCCCGTCGCGCCTGTCTGGCTGAGCAGGGAATCACCTTCGATGCCGACCTGATTCAATATTACATGGGAGTCGCCTCGGGAGGCCGGGAACAGGAATTCCGCTACTCGGGTCATGGTGATTACATCATGAATATCGACTCGGGCAAGCTGGGTGGACCTCAAGGCCTGTTCGTCAAACTGCGTGCCGAACACCGTTTTGGCGAAACCATTAACGAAGCGACCGGCGCAATTATTCCCGCAACCCTGGCCCCCGATTTGCCGGTTTCCTACAGTGATGAACTTTACCTGACCAACGTTCTGTTTACTCAAATGTTTTCCGAATCGTTTGGTGTCTTCGCCGGGAAACTGGACACCCTCGACGGTGACATGAACGCCTTTGCCCACGGACGCGGCAAAACCCAGTTCTCCAACACCGCCTTTATCGCGACGCCCATCGGTCTGCGAACCATCGTCTATTCGACACTCGGCGCCGGCTTCCTGATTCTTCAAGAAGGCGAACCGATCTTCACCTTCAGCGTCCTCAACGCAACAGATACCACCCGCACCAGTGGCTTCGATGAACTGTTCGCCCACGGTGCTGCCATCGTTCCTGAACTGCGTCTCCCCACGAATCTCTTCGGTAAACCAGGACACTTCCTGTTCGGAGCCAGTTACAGCACTCGATCATTCGCTTCGCTGGAACAGGACCCCCTGTTCGTGCTGCCCACTGTGCCCATCGACCGCGAATCGGAATCCTGGTCATTCTACTGGAACTTCGACCAATACCTGGTGGTCGATCCCGACAATCCCCAGCGTGGCTGGGGGCTGTTCGGCCGTGCCGGGATCGCCGATAAGCAGACGAATCCCATCGAATGGTTTCTCAGCCTCGGGATTGGCGGCAGCAGCCCCATTGCCAGCCGCGAAGCAGACACGTTCGGTATCGGCTGGTACTATTCCGCCACCAGCGACCGCCTGACCCCCTTCATCGACAAGGTGCTGGGAGGCGTGGGTGACGGATACGGCGTTGAACTGTTCTACAACGTGGAAGTCACCAAATGGTTCCACCTGACCACCGACATGCAGGTCATCCGCCCCGCCCGACAAACCGTCGACACCGCCCTGCTCGTCGGCTTACGTGCCGTGATTGATCTCTGA
- a CDS encoding sodium:calcium antiporter codes for MFELNLPLWGDVTVFIMAAVVIGVSGVKLAEYADRLADRTGLGEAITGTIMLGLITALPGLAASVTAALQGHAVLALSNAMGGIAFQTTVLALADVLHRKANLEHAAASATTMIQTIMLILLITIVLLGLGSPDVVIGPVHPATLLLLAGAVMAFWLTYRVQEEPMWHPRHTSETVLDKPAPGSQHERLWLLWTGLVFSGLLTLISGSVVAESAGNIQDKTNLSAPIVGGLLMAGATSLPELVTCLAAVRRGALTLAVSDVVGGNFFDVLFIAAADFAFLSGSIYHGPGMGTREILLTTITLLLNVVLLSGLIYRQKHGPGNIGFESLLMLVIYLAGFIVLSLMQ; via the coding sequence ATGTTTGAATTGAACCTGCCACTCTGGGGCGATGTCACCGTGTTTATCATGGCGGCAGTGGTGATCGGTGTTTCGGGAGTGAAGCTGGCGGAATACGCTGATCGGCTGGCAGATCGGACCGGCCTGGGGGAAGCGATCACCGGGACGATTATGCTGGGGCTGATCACCGCGCTGCCCGGGCTGGCGGCTTCTGTGACGGCAGCTTTGCAGGGACATGCGGTGCTCGCGCTGAGTAATGCGATGGGAGGCATTGCCTTTCAGACGACGGTGCTCGCGCTGGCGGATGTGCTACATCGTAAGGCGAATCTGGAACATGCGGCTGCTTCTGCGACGACGATGATTCAGACGATCATGCTGATCCTGCTGATCACAATTGTATTGCTCGGTCTGGGTAGTCCGGATGTGGTGATCGGGCCCGTGCATCCAGCAACGCTGCTGTTGCTGGCGGGTGCAGTGATGGCGTTCTGGCTGACCTATCGCGTACAGGAAGAACCGATGTGGCATCCGCGGCATACCTCCGAGACCGTACTCGATAAACCTGCGCCCGGTTCACAGCATGAACGGCTCTGGCTGTTGTGGACCGGACTGGTGTTTTCTGGACTGCTTACATTAATCAGTGGTAGCGTGGTCGCAGAGTCGGCGGGGAACATTCAGGATAAAACGAATCTTTCCGCGCCCATTGTCGGTGGTCTCTTGATGGCGGGGGCGACGTCACTCCCCGAACTGGTCACCTGCCTGGCCGCGGTCAGGCGCGGCGCACTGACGCTGGCCGTAAGCGATGTGGTCGGCGGGAATTTCTTTGATGTGCTGTTCATCGCGGCTGCCGATTTCGCATTTCTCAGCGGTTCGATCTATCACGGCCCGGGGATGGGGACACGCGAAATTCTGCTGACAACGATCACGCTGTTGCTGAATGTGGTTCTGCTTTCCGGATTGATCTACCGACAGAAGCATGGCCCGGGTAATATCGGTTTCGAAAGTCTGTTGATGCTCGTGATTTATCTGGCTGGTTTCATTGTGCTGTCGCTGATGCAGTGA